The DNA sequence GAGCAGCCCGGTCGCGATCGACAGCATCATGATGTTGCCGCCGAACCAGATCGTGAACAGGTTGCGGGCTTTGCCGTGCCGCTCGTCCTCGGGGATGTAGTCGATGGTGCGGGTCTCGACGCCGAGGGCGTCGCTACGGACCTCTGTGGTCATGGTGTGCTCCTCGTCGTCGATTGCATAGAAGCTTCTGCCCTCCCGCCGCATCAATCAAGTAAGGTTGCCTGAAGCACTGCATCACTTCGCGAGATACAGGGCCGTAGGTAACAGGACCGAAACATCGCCGTCATCGGCCGCACCGACGGGAGGCCTCCCTTGAGCAAGAAGCCGGACGTCACGCTCGCGCAGCTCCGCTACTTCATCGAGGCCGCGACGCACCTCTCGATGACCCGCGCCGCCGAGGAGCTGTTCGTCGCCCAGTCCGCCGTCTCGTCCGCCATCGCCCAGCTGGAGCAGCAGGTCGGCGCGCAGCTCTTCATCCGCCAGCGCTCGCGCGGGCTGACGCTCACCCCGGCCGGGCAGCAGTTCCTCGGCGACGCCCGCGCGCTGCTGCTCAACCTGGAGGAGGCGCTCGACACCGCGCGCGGCATCGACAACCAGGTGCGCGGAACCATCCGGATCGGCTGCTTCGTCACGCTCGCGCCGTTCATCCTGCCCGCGATCGTCAGCCGCGTGCGGTCGGAGCACCCCTACCTCGACATCGAGGTGGACGAGCTGGACACCGACGGCGCCAGGGCGGCGCTCCGCAGCGGGCGCGTGGAGCTGCTGATCGGCTACGACTTCGGCTTCGGCAACGACATCCGTACCGCCGTGCTGTCGGACGCTCCCCCGCACGTCATTCTGCCGGCCGACCATCCACTCGCCGCCTCGCCGCAGGTGTTCCTGCGCGAGCTGTCGCGGGAGCCGATGATCCTGCTGGACCTGCCGCACAGCCGGGAGTATTTCCTCGGCATCCTCGCCGGCGCCGGCCTGCAGCCGGAGATCCGGCACAGGTCGCTCAACTACGAGACGGTGCGCGCCTTCGTCGCGCACGGGCACGGCTTCTCGATCCTCAACCAGCGGCCGCGGCACGATTTCAGCTACGACGGCGAGCGGGTCGCCGCGCTGCCGATCGCGGACAGCGTCCCCGCGCTCCCGGTCGTGCTCGCGGCGATGCGGTCGGTGCGGGCGACGGCCCGGGCGCGCGCGGTGAGCGACATCGCCGCCCAGGTGGTCGCGGAAGCGCTGAACCCCGACCCGCTGCGCGCGTGAGATGACGGGCAGGTTTCGGACAGATCACACATCTACATGGATGATGAACTGATCCAGCCGAAACTATTTGCGTGATCCAACGCGGGCGCCGAGACTGGTCGGACACGCGAAAGGGACGCCGATGACGAGTCTGCACTTCACGAACGCCCGCCTATACCTCGGCGACGGGGTCTGGCGGGACGGCGGCGTGCTCGTGCGCGACGGCCGCATCGCCGCGGTCGGCGCGGACGACGAGCTCGCGGCGCTGCGGGACCCCGGCACCGAGCTCCGCGACGCGGCAGGCGGCTCCCTCCTCCCCGGCTTCCACGACACCCACGTGCACCCGCCGATGGCCGGCAGCTCGCTGCTCGGCATCGACCTGATGCCGGCGCACGACGCCGGCGAGTACCGCCGGGTCATCGCCGCGTACGCCGCCGCGCATCCCGAGCTGGACACCATCGTCGGCGTCGGCTGGTACGGCGACGTGTTCCCCGGCGGCTTCCCGACGCGCGAGCTGCTGGACGAGGTGGTCCCCGACCGCCCGGTCATCCTCACCAGCCACGACGGCCACGGCGTCTGGGTGAACTCCCGGGCGCTGGAGGCCGCGGGTGTCCGCGACGACGTGGCCGACCCGCTCGGCGGCCGGTTCGTGCGCGACGCCGCCGGACGGCTGACCGGCGTGCTGCTCGACACGGCGGTGCAGGCGCTCGCCGCCATCACGCCGCCGCCCCCGCCCGGCTTCCTGGAGGAGGCCATCCTCGCCGCCCAGCAACGCCTCCACTCGGTCGGCATCACGACCTGGCACGACGCGGCCGTCGGCGCGAGCGAGCTGGGCCCTGACTCCTTCGACAGCTACCTCGCCCTCGCCGCGCGCGGCGAGCTGACCGCGCGGGCGGTGCTCTGCCAGTGGTGGGACCGCGACCGCGGGCTGGAGCAGGTGGACGACCTGATCGCTCGGCGCGCGCGGGCGGCGGAGGTCCCCGGCCTTTCGGCAGGCGTCGTCAAGATCATGCAGGACGGCGTGATCGAGAACCACACCGGCGCCCTGCTGGAGGAGTACGCCGACGGCTCGGGCGAGCGCGGCGACTCCTTCATCCCTCCGGAGCAGCTGAAGACGATCGTCGCCGAGCTCGACGCGCGCGGCTTCGACGTCCACCTGCACGCCGTCGGCGACCGCGCCGTCCGGGAGTGCCTGGACGCTGTCGCGCACGCGCGCACCGTGAACGGCCCGGACGGCGGCCGCCACCAGCTCGCGCACCTGGATGTGGTCGACCCGGCGGACTTCGACCGGTTCGCCGCGCTCGACGTGACGGCCAACGCGCAACTGCTCTGGGCGCGCACGGACACCGAGATCGTGGAACGCAAGCTTCCGATGATGGGCCACGACCGGGCGACCAGGCACTTCCCGTTCGAGTCGCTCCGCCGCCACGGCGCCCGCATCGTCGGAGGCAGCGACTGGCCGGTCTCCGACCCGAACCCGCTGTGGGCGATGCACACCGGCACCACCCGCCTGGCGCCCTCCACCGATCCGCACGCGACCGGGCAGGCGCTGACCGAGCCGTTGCTGGCCGCCGAGGCGCTGCCGCTCGCGACGGTGCTCGACGCCTACACGGGTACGGCGGCGTGGGTCGGGCGGGTGGAGGGAGCGACCGGGAGGCTCGCGGCCGGGTACGCCGCCGACCTCGTGCTGCTCGACCGCGACATCTCCGACGGCCGCGGTCTCGACACCGCGCGCGTCGTCGAGACCGTCGTCGCCGGGGTCACCGTCCACCGCGCGTAGCCGTCCCGCGATTCGTGCCGAATCTCGCTTATCGCGACGGGAATCACGACATTCGGCACGAATGGGATGCCGCAGATTTCGGGGGGTGTTGCACCGGACGAGCCCGGCGCTACCGTGCGCGTGGACGCCGTGGACCTGCGGCGGAGGATGACACTCGACGGGAGCGAAGATGGCTGACAAGCCGTATGTGGCGATCGCGGCACAGTACGCGAGTGAAGACGAGGCGGTCGCGGATTTCGACGCGCTGCACGCGCATTACAAGGACTCCGGAAAGCACGCGTCGTTCGACGCCGCGGTGGTGAACCGCGACAAGGAGGGCAAAGTCACGATCCCGAAACGGGATGACGGGAACAAGCACCACGGCGGCAGGAAGGGCCTCGCGATCGGACTCGCCGGCGGCCTGGTCGTCGCACTGTTCCCGGCTGTCGCCCTCGGCGGCGCCCTTCTGGTCGGCGGAGGCGCCGGCGCGGGGATCGGCGCACTCGCGGGGCACATCAAGAACAAGGCGTCCGCAGACGACCTCAAGGAGATCACCGAGACGCTCAACGCGGGCAGCTCGGGGATCGTCGTGGTCGCCGAGCCCGCGGAGGCCGACGAGGTGGCCGGCCTGCTGACCCACGCGACGAACGTCACGCGGAAGGAGCTCGCCGTCGACGAGGACAAGCTCGACGAGGAGGTCTCCGAGGCGAACGACTAGCGCAGACAGGACGTCCCTCGCGTCGACCCGCGCGCGCAGGTGCGGTACGGGAGGACGCGAGGAATGTCCTGCGCTCTCAGGCCGCGCGCTCGCCCGCGAACGCGTGCAGCCCCTCCGGCGCGATCGCGAACCGCACCCGCTGGCCCGGCGTCAGCGCCTCCGCGGCCTGCGACAGCATCGTGACCGGGATGCGGAGGTCGCCCGCGACGATCTCGGCCCGCGCGAACGGCCCGAAGAAGTCGACCGCGCGCAGCGTCCCGGAGGCGGACCGCGCGGTGGAGGCCGCGTCGTCCGGCAGGATGCGCACCCGCTCGGCCATGACCAGCACGTCGACCCGGTCGCCCTCGCGGAGGTC is a window from the Leifsonia shinshuensis genome containing:
- a CDS encoding LysR family transcriptional regulator; protein product: MSKKPDVTLAQLRYFIEAATHLSMTRAAEELFVAQSAVSSAIAQLEQQVGAQLFIRQRSRGLTLTPAGQQFLGDARALLLNLEEALDTARGIDNQVRGTIRIGCFVTLAPFILPAIVSRVRSEHPYLDIEVDELDTDGARAALRSGRVELLIGYDFGFGNDIRTAVLSDAPPHVILPADHPLAASPQVFLRELSREPMILLDLPHSREYFLGILAGAGLQPEIRHRSLNYETVRAFVAHGHGFSILNQRPRHDFSYDGERVAALPIADSVPALPVVLAAMRSVRATARARAVSDIAAQVVAEALNPDPLRA
- a CDS encoding amidohydrolase, encoding MTSLHFTNARLYLGDGVWRDGGVLVRDGRIAAVGADDELAALRDPGTELRDAAGGSLLPGFHDTHVHPPMAGSSLLGIDLMPAHDAGEYRRVIAAYAAAHPELDTIVGVGWYGDVFPGGFPTRELLDEVVPDRPVILTSHDGHGVWVNSRALEAAGVRDDVADPLGGRFVRDAAGRLTGVLLDTAVQALAAITPPPPPGFLEEAILAAQQRLHSVGITTWHDAAVGASELGPDSFDSYLALAARGELTARAVLCQWWDRDRGLEQVDDLIARRARAAEVPGLSAGVVKIMQDGVIENHTGALLEEYADGSGERGDSFIPPEQLKTIVAELDARGFDVHLHAVGDRAVRECLDAVAHARTVNGPDGGRHQLAHLDVVDPADFDRFAALDVTANAQLLWARTDTEIVERKLPMMGHDRATRHFPFESLRRHGARIVGGSDWPVSDPNPLWAMHTGTTRLAPSTDPHATGQALTEPLLAAEALPLATVLDAYTGTAAWVGRVEGATGRLAAGYAADLVLLDRDISDGRGLDTARVVETVVAGVTVHRA
- a CDS encoding DUF1269 domain-containing protein is translated as MADKPYVAIAAQYASEDEAVADFDALHAHYKDSGKHASFDAAVVNRDKEGKVTIPKRDDGNKHHGGRKGLAIGLAGGLVVALFPAVALGGALLVGGGAGAGIGALAGHIKNKASADDLKEITETLNAGSSGIVVVAEPAEADEVAGLLTHATNVTRKELAVDEDKLDEEVSEAND